In a single window of the Acipenser ruthenus chromosome 20, fAciRut3.2 maternal haplotype, whole genome shotgun sequence genome:
- the LOC117425711 gene encoding enhancer of mRNA-decapping protein 4-like isoform X1 — MASNANIDIEDATQHLRDILKLDRPGHSDNSSESQKKSTSFNGELNGFMGADLIAGGDRGAMSEMSIHILEDMNMQEKQTICLSGEDSSTCIIISARDVEIVASHDSSINSKARGSNKVKIQPVAKYDWEHKYYYGNLIAVSNSYLAYAIRGANSIAMIRVLNIGTAERTLLKGFTGGVTDLAFAHLNSNQLACVDEAGNLFVWQLTEENGKIQDEIIVHVTRPESTPLNGNRRIIWCPFIPEENEENAEDGCQTLALLHEDRAEVWDLEIIRSNNSSWPMEATDFKEGFITVKGHNARISEGALSPDGTVLASASHDGCVKFWQIYIEGQDQPRCLHDWKPHNGKPLSCLLFCDNHKKQDPEVPFWRFLITGADQNQELKVWCTVSWTCLQTIRFSPDPFNSSVLPSLKASLDLSAEYLILTDVQRKVLYVMELLQDQEKGRASFTAISEFLLTHPVLSFGIQDVSRSRQRHTEVLPAEEESESMTAEGSQGPVESKAGVQIKLYCVHTKSLQDVQIWFQPHLSSGNSTCLPPSGSHEDFSFADRLTDVSMEGLGSDKESGRGSPHDLRRISDLPAPADFLSATSDFKPKLMTPDAFMTPSASAQQQISASPGSSVSTLTAVTGMSSSCISDSVMSRTGEEMTKLSLDSSMTLSNSTGMQGSPRNNSILIPGLADQLPSKTVQVIPPANPPLSLDLQSIEPLLMPQASPTRERSPDVISSASTAMSQDIPEIASETLQRGLAASGGLPAEVLEPTLHSDSMASAASALHLLSPRNRHNSEHSHHSLDMGSGEAERLSSTPSLLETALSQESAAATAAADNSGSQPWPAAPDITRETRNSLIDSSREDVNEKHKPSPFHRHTYQLPQHDSQDASAEQSDHDDEVASLASSLGNYGSKSTHRLPVEWKSSPRGSPKLKRKSKKEEGDVAQARSSDHQMNTELQEELLSLVRCQQREISELRQSQLELMQRLTNHMDAVQSSIMGHVERVMITQQEQEQRRMERILADGHDHNRQFQEQLSQQLSQSVSNTLSNRLDKTVRDEMKKTIPQSVSKSLEPVTGQLSNTIAAKLTAVEGTLKENITKMVKSKNTTDAIGRAAADALQGPIQAAYKEAFQSIVLPVFEKGCQSMFQQINDSFKSGTQEYIQQLESHLKNRKLQEHEVRDPMMVQLQQMIDTFQNTTDQLPSNITASMRSEVQHQLHITVGNLQDSILTQVQRIVKGEVSMAMKEQQAAVTTSIMQAMRSAAGTPIPSSHLDYQTQQANILQLLQQGQLNQAFQQALSAADLNLVLYVCETVNSQQVFGQNPCPLIQPVLLSLIQQLSTNLATRTELKISYLEDAVMNLDHGDPVTRDHMSSVLSQVRQKLFQFLQADPHNALSKRARRLMMMLQGLINHGMS; from the exons ATGGCTTCCAACGCCAACATAGATATCGAGGATGCAACCCAACACCTTCGGGACATCTTGAAGCTGGACCGGCCCGGGCATAGCG ATAACTCAAGTGAATCCCAAAAGAAGTCGACGTCTTTCAACGGAGAACTCAATGGCTTCATGGGAGCAGATCTCATAGCAGGGGGCGACAGAGGGGCCATGTCGGAGATGTCTATCCATATCCTAGAGGACATGAACATGCAGGAGAAACAAACCAT CTGCCTCTCTGGAGAGGACAGCTCCACCTGCATCATTATATCTGCCAGAGATGTGGAAATAGTGGCAAGCCACGACTCCAGCATCAACAGCAAGGCCAGAGGCAGTAACAAG GTAAAAATACAGCCAGTGGCAAAGTATGATTGGGAGCACAAGTACTACTATGGGAACCTGATAGCTGTATCCAACTCCTATCTCGCATACGCTATCAGAG GTGCAAACAGCATTGCTATGATCCGTGTGCTGAACATAGGCACTGCAGAGCGCACTCTTCTGAAGGGGTTCACTGGCGGAGTGACAGACCTGGCCTTCGCTCATCTCAACTCTAATCAGCTGGCCTGCGTGGATGAGGCTGGAAACCTGTTTGTGTGGCAGCTAACTGAGGAAAATGGAAAAATACA AGATGAGATTATCGTTCACGTCACTAGGCCGGAGAGCACCCCATTGAACGGTAACAGGAGGATCATTTGGTGCCCTTTCATACCAGAGGAGAACGAGGAAAATGCAGAAGATGGATGTCAGACTCTGGCCTTGCTGCATGAGGACAGG GCTGAAGTTTGGGATTTGGAAATCATTAGAAGCAACAACAGCTCGTGGCCCATGGAAGCAACTGATTTCAAAGAAGGCTTTATCACTGTCAAAGGACACAACGCA CGTATCAGTGAAGGTGCCTTGTCACCTGACGGGACAGTCCTTGCCTCAGCCAGTCATGATGGATGCGTCAAATTCTGGCAGATCTACATTGAAGGACAGGATCAACCGAG ATGCCTTCATGACTGGAAACCCCACAATGGTAAACCACTGTCTTGCCTGCTGTTTTGTGACAATCACAAGAAGCAAGACCCTGa AGTTCCATTCTGGAGATTCCTGATCACGGGTGCAGATCAGAACCAGGAGCTGAAGGTGTGGTGCACTGTGTCCTGGACCTGCTTGCAAACTATCCG atttTCACCGGATCCTTTTAACTCCAGTGTTCTTCCTAGTCTGAAAGCCAGTTTGGACCTTTCTGCTGAATACCTGATTCTGACTGATGTACAGAGGAAA GTGCTGTATGTAATGGAGCTGCTGCAGGACCAGGAGAAGGGCAGAGCCAGCTTCACCGCCATCTCGGAGTTCCTGCTCACCCACCCTGTGCTGAGTTTCGGTATCCAGGATGTGAGCCGCAGCCGCCAGAGACACACCGAGGTCCTGCCAGCCGAGGAGGAGAGCGAGAGCATGACTGCGG aAGGAAGCCAAGGTCCTGTGGAATCCAAAGCAGGAGTCCAGATAAAATTATACTGTGTGCACACAAA GTCACTCCAAGACGTGCAGATCTGGTTTCAGCCTCACCTGAGTTCTGGGAATTCCACGTGTCTGCCTCCCTCTGGCTCACACGAGGACTTCA GTTTTGCAGACCGCCTGACAGACGTGAGCATGGAAGGGTTGGGCTCAGACAAGGAGTCGGGCCGTGGCTCTCCGCATGACCTCCGCAGGATATCCGACCTGCCCGCTCCAGCTGACTTCCTGTCTGCTACCAGCGACTTTAAACCCAAACTCATGACTCCAGATGCGTTCATGACTCCCAGCGCTTCAGCACAGCAG CAGATATCGGCCTCTCCCGGCAGCAGTGTTAGCACCCTGACCGCAGTAACCGGAATGAGCAGCAGTTGTATCAGCGACAGTGTAATGTCCAG GACTGGTGAAGAAATGACAAAACTTTCCCTGGATAGCAGCATGACTCTCAGTAACAGCACTGGCATGCAGGGCAGCCCTCGAAACAACTCTATACTAATCCCCGGACTTGCTGACCAGCTGCCTTCCAAAACTGTCCAG GTGATTCCCCCAGCtaaccctcccctctccctggaCCTGCAGTCCATTGAACCCCTCCTGATGCCCCAGGCCTCTCCAACCCGCGAGCGCTCTCCCGACGTCATTTCCTCTGCCTCCACGGCCATGTCCCAGGATATCCCTGAGATCGCCTCCGAGACCCTGCAGCGTGGACTTGCTGCTTCGGGAGGCCTGCCTGCCGAAGTCCTGGAGCCTACCCTCCACTCGGACAGCATGGCCTCTGCTGCCTCGGCCCTGCACCTCCTCTCCCCCAGGAACCGGCACAACTCTGAGCACAGCCACCACTCCCTGGACATGGGCTCCGGGGAGGCGGAGCGGTtgtccagcaccccctccctcctgGAGACGGCTCTCTCGCAGGAGAGCGCAGCGGCTACAGCTGCAGCAGACAACAGCGGGAGCCAGCCTTGGCCTGCTGCCCCTGATATTACCAGGGAGACCAGGAACAGCCTGATTGACAG CTCGCGTGAGGATGTGAATGAAAAGCACAAGCCTTCCCCATTCCACAGACACACCTACCAACTCCCCCAGCATGACAGTCAGGATGCCAGCGCAGAGCAGAG TGATCATGATGATGAAGTTGCAAGCCTTGCATCCTCCTTAGGAAACTATGGTTCCAAATCCACCCACAGGCTACCTGTGGAATGGAAATCCTCTCCAAGGGGTTCCCCAAAATTAAAGAGAAAGAGCAAAAAGGAGGAGGG gGATGTTGCTCAGGCAAGGTCATCTGATCATCAG ATGAACACTGAGCTacaggaggagctgctgtccctgGTGCGCTGTCAGCAGAGGGAGATCTCGGAGCTGAGGCAGAGCCAGCTGGAGCTGATGCAGAGGCTCACCAACCACATGGACGCTGTCCAGAGCTCCATCATGGGCCACGTGGAGCGAGTGATGATCACCCAGCAGGAACAGGAAC AAAGGAGAATGGAGCGGATCCTGGCCGATGGGCACGACCACAACAGACAGTTCCAGGAGCAGTTGTCTCAGCAGCTGTCGCAGTCTGTCTCCAACACCCTGTCCAACAGGCTGGACAAGACCGTCCGGGACGAGATGAAGAAGACCATACCTCAGT ctgtatCCAAGAGTCTGGAGCCAGTCACAGGTCAACTGAGCAACACAATTGCAGCTAAACTCACCGCAGTGGAGGGAACACTGAAGGAGAACATAACTAAAATGGTGAAGTCAAAG aacaCTACAGATGCCATTGGGAGAGCGGCAGCAGACGCGTTACAGGGACCCATCCAGGCAGCATACAAGGAGGCTTTCCAGAGCATAGTGTTACCAGTCTTCGAGAAGGGCTGCCAGTCCATGTTCCAGCAAATCAATGACAGCTTTAAGAGTGGAACGCAGGAAT ATATCCAGCAGCTTGAAAGCCATCTGAAAAACAGGAAGTTACAGGAGCATGAGGTTCGGGACCCTATGATGGTGCAGCTACAGCAGATGATCGACACTTTCCAGAACACCACGGACCAGCTGCCTTCCAATATCACAGCCAGCATGCGCTCCGAAGTGCAGCACCAGCTGCACATCACAGTTGGAAA CCTGCAGGACTCCATCTTGACCCAGGTCCAGCGCATTGTGAAGGGTGAGGTGAGCATGGCCATGAAGGAGCAGCAAGCTGCAGTCACCACCAGTATCATGCAGGCTATGCGCTCAGCTGCTGGGACGCCTATCCCGTCCTCGCATCTTGACTACCAGACCCAACAGGCTAACATCCTCCAGCTGCTGCAGCAAGGGCAGCTCAACCAGGCTTTCCAGCAG GCACTGTCTGCTGCTGACCTGAACCTGGTTCTCTACGTGTGTGAGACGGTGAACTCCCAGCAGGTTTTTGGACAGAACCCCTGTCCACTTATCCAGCCTGTGCTGCTGTCACTCATTCAGCAACTCTCTACTAATCTGGCTACCAGGACTGAACTCAAAATCAG TTACCTGGAGGACGCAGTGATGAACCTGGACCACGGTGACCCGGTCACTCGAGACCACATGAGTTCCGTCCTCAGCCAGGTCCGACAGAAGCTGTTCCAGTTCCTGCAGGCAGACCCACACAATGCGCTGAGCAAGCGGGCACGGCGGCTCATGATGATGCTGCAGGGACTCATCAACCATGGCATGAGCTAA
- the LOC117425711 gene encoding enhancer of mRNA-decapping protein 4-like isoform X3: MGADLIAGGDRGAMSEMSIHILEDMNMQEKQTICLSGEDSSTCIIISARDVEIVASHDSSINSKARGSNKVKIQPVAKYDWEHKYYYGNLIAVSNSYLAYAIRGANSIAMIRVLNIGTAERTLLKGFTGGVTDLAFAHLNSNQLACVDEAGNLFVWQLTEENGKIQDEIIVHVTRPESTPLNGNRRIIWCPFIPEENEENAEDGCQTLALLHEDRAEVWDLEIIRSNNSSWPMEATDFKEGFITVKGHNARISEGALSPDGTVLASASHDGCVKFWQIYIEGQDQPRCLHDWKPHNGKPLSCLLFCDNHKKQDPEVPFWRFLITGADQNQELKVWCTVSWTCLQTIRFSPDPFNSSVLPSLKASLDLSAEYLILTDVQRKVLYVMELLQDQEKGRASFTAISEFLLTHPVLSFGIQDVSRSRQRHTEVLPAEEESESMTAEGSQGPVESKAGVQIKLYCVHTKSLQDVQIWFQPHLSSGNSTCLPPSGSHEDFSFADRLTDVSMEGLGSDKESGRGSPHDLRRISDLPAPADFLSATSDFKPKLMTPDAFMTPSASAQQQISASPGSSVSTLTAVTGMSSSCISDSVMSRTGEEMTKLSLDSSMTLSNSTGMQGSPRNNSILIPGLADQLPSKTVQVIPPANPPLSLDLQSIEPLLMPQASPTRERSPDVISSASTAMSQDIPEIASETLQRGLAASGGLPAEVLEPTLHSDSMASAASALHLLSPRNRHNSEHSHHSLDMGSGEAERLSSTPSLLETALSQESAAATAAADNSGSQPWPAAPDITRETRNSLIDSSREDVNEKHKPSPFHRHTYQLPQHDSQDASAEQSDHDDEVASLASSLGNYGSKSTHRLPVEWKSSPRGSPKLKRKSKKEEGDVAQARSSDHQMNTELQEELLSLVRCQQREISELRQSQLELMQRLTNHMDAVQSSIMGHVERVMITQQEQEQRRMERILADGHDHNRQFQEQLSQQLSQSVSNTLSNRLDKTVRDEMKKTIPQSVSKSLEPVTGQLSNTIAAKLTAVEGTLKENITKMVKSKNTTDAIGRAAADALQGPIQAAYKEAFQSIVLPVFEKGCQSMFQQINDSFKSGTQEYIQQLESHLKNRKLQEHEVRDPMMVQLQQMIDTFQNTTDQLPSNITASMRSEVQHQLHITVGNLQDSILTQVQRIVKGEVSMAMKEQQAAVTTSIMQAMRSAAGTPIPSSHLDYQTQQANILQLLQQGQLNQAFQQALSAADLNLVLYVCETVNSQQVFGQNPCPLIQPVLLSLIQQLSTNLATRTELKISYLEDAVMNLDHGDPVTRDHMSSVLSQVRQKLFQFLQADPHNALSKRARRLMMMLQGLINHGMS, encoded by the exons ATGGGAGCAGATCTCATAGCAGGGGGCGACAGAGGGGCCATGTCGGAGATGTCTATCCATATCCTAGAGGACATGAACATGCAGGAGAAACAAACCAT CTGCCTCTCTGGAGAGGACAGCTCCACCTGCATCATTATATCTGCCAGAGATGTGGAAATAGTGGCAAGCCACGACTCCAGCATCAACAGCAAGGCCAGAGGCAGTAACAAG GTAAAAATACAGCCAGTGGCAAAGTATGATTGGGAGCACAAGTACTACTATGGGAACCTGATAGCTGTATCCAACTCCTATCTCGCATACGCTATCAGAG GTGCAAACAGCATTGCTATGATCCGTGTGCTGAACATAGGCACTGCAGAGCGCACTCTTCTGAAGGGGTTCACTGGCGGAGTGACAGACCTGGCCTTCGCTCATCTCAACTCTAATCAGCTGGCCTGCGTGGATGAGGCTGGAAACCTGTTTGTGTGGCAGCTAACTGAGGAAAATGGAAAAATACA AGATGAGATTATCGTTCACGTCACTAGGCCGGAGAGCACCCCATTGAACGGTAACAGGAGGATCATTTGGTGCCCTTTCATACCAGAGGAGAACGAGGAAAATGCAGAAGATGGATGTCAGACTCTGGCCTTGCTGCATGAGGACAGG GCTGAAGTTTGGGATTTGGAAATCATTAGAAGCAACAACAGCTCGTGGCCCATGGAAGCAACTGATTTCAAAGAAGGCTTTATCACTGTCAAAGGACACAACGCA CGTATCAGTGAAGGTGCCTTGTCACCTGACGGGACAGTCCTTGCCTCAGCCAGTCATGATGGATGCGTCAAATTCTGGCAGATCTACATTGAAGGACAGGATCAACCGAG ATGCCTTCATGACTGGAAACCCCACAATGGTAAACCACTGTCTTGCCTGCTGTTTTGTGACAATCACAAGAAGCAAGACCCTGa AGTTCCATTCTGGAGATTCCTGATCACGGGTGCAGATCAGAACCAGGAGCTGAAGGTGTGGTGCACTGTGTCCTGGACCTGCTTGCAAACTATCCG atttTCACCGGATCCTTTTAACTCCAGTGTTCTTCCTAGTCTGAAAGCCAGTTTGGACCTTTCTGCTGAATACCTGATTCTGACTGATGTACAGAGGAAA GTGCTGTATGTAATGGAGCTGCTGCAGGACCAGGAGAAGGGCAGAGCCAGCTTCACCGCCATCTCGGAGTTCCTGCTCACCCACCCTGTGCTGAGTTTCGGTATCCAGGATGTGAGCCGCAGCCGCCAGAGACACACCGAGGTCCTGCCAGCCGAGGAGGAGAGCGAGAGCATGACTGCGG aAGGAAGCCAAGGTCCTGTGGAATCCAAAGCAGGAGTCCAGATAAAATTATACTGTGTGCACACAAA GTCACTCCAAGACGTGCAGATCTGGTTTCAGCCTCACCTGAGTTCTGGGAATTCCACGTGTCTGCCTCCCTCTGGCTCACACGAGGACTTCA GTTTTGCAGACCGCCTGACAGACGTGAGCATGGAAGGGTTGGGCTCAGACAAGGAGTCGGGCCGTGGCTCTCCGCATGACCTCCGCAGGATATCCGACCTGCCCGCTCCAGCTGACTTCCTGTCTGCTACCAGCGACTTTAAACCCAAACTCATGACTCCAGATGCGTTCATGACTCCCAGCGCTTCAGCACAGCAG CAGATATCGGCCTCTCCCGGCAGCAGTGTTAGCACCCTGACCGCAGTAACCGGAATGAGCAGCAGTTGTATCAGCGACAGTGTAATGTCCAG GACTGGTGAAGAAATGACAAAACTTTCCCTGGATAGCAGCATGACTCTCAGTAACAGCACTGGCATGCAGGGCAGCCCTCGAAACAACTCTATACTAATCCCCGGACTTGCTGACCAGCTGCCTTCCAAAACTGTCCAG GTGATTCCCCCAGCtaaccctcccctctccctggaCCTGCAGTCCATTGAACCCCTCCTGATGCCCCAGGCCTCTCCAACCCGCGAGCGCTCTCCCGACGTCATTTCCTCTGCCTCCACGGCCATGTCCCAGGATATCCCTGAGATCGCCTCCGAGACCCTGCAGCGTGGACTTGCTGCTTCGGGAGGCCTGCCTGCCGAAGTCCTGGAGCCTACCCTCCACTCGGACAGCATGGCCTCTGCTGCCTCGGCCCTGCACCTCCTCTCCCCCAGGAACCGGCACAACTCTGAGCACAGCCACCACTCCCTGGACATGGGCTCCGGGGAGGCGGAGCGGTtgtccagcaccccctccctcctgGAGACGGCTCTCTCGCAGGAGAGCGCAGCGGCTACAGCTGCAGCAGACAACAGCGGGAGCCAGCCTTGGCCTGCTGCCCCTGATATTACCAGGGAGACCAGGAACAGCCTGATTGACAG CTCGCGTGAGGATGTGAATGAAAAGCACAAGCCTTCCCCATTCCACAGACACACCTACCAACTCCCCCAGCATGACAGTCAGGATGCCAGCGCAGAGCAGAG TGATCATGATGATGAAGTTGCAAGCCTTGCATCCTCCTTAGGAAACTATGGTTCCAAATCCACCCACAGGCTACCTGTGGAATGGAAATCCTCTCCAAGGGGTTCCCCAAAATTAAAGAGAAAGAGCAAAAAGGAGGAGGG gGATGTTGCTCAGGCAAGGTCATCTGATCATCAG ATGAACACTGAGCTacaggaggagctgctgtccctgGTGCGCTGTCAGCAGAGGGAGATCTCGGAGCTGAGGCAGAGCCAGCTGGAGCTGATGCAGAGGCTCACCAACCACATGGACGCTGTCCAGAGCTCCATCATGGGCCACGTGGAGCGAGTGATGATCACCCAGCAGGAACAGGAAC AAAGGAGAATGGAGCGGATCCTGGCCGATGGGCACGACCACAACAGACAGTTCCAGGAGCAGTTGTCTCAGCAGCTGTCGCAGTCTGTCTCCAACACCCTGTCCAACAGGCTGGACAAGACCGTCCGGGACGAGATGAAGAAGACCATACCTCAGT ctgtatCCAAGAGTCTGGAGCCAGTCACAGGTCAACTGAGCAACACAATTGCAGCTAAACTCACCGCAGTGGAGGGAACACTGAAGGAGAACATAACTAAAATGGTGAAGTCAAAG aacaCTACAGATGCCATTGGGAGAGCGGCAGCAGACGCGTTACAGGGACCCATCCAGGCAGCATACAAGGAGGCTTTCCAGAGCATAGTGTTACCAGTCTTCGAGAAGGGCTGCCAGTCCATGTTCCAGCAAATCAATGACAGCTTTAAGAGTGGAACGCAGGAAT ATATCCAGCAGCTTGAAAGCCATCTGAAAAACAGGAAGTTACAGGAGCATGAGGTTCGGGACCCTATGATGGTGCAGCTACAGCAGATGATCGACACTTTCCAGAACACCACGGACCAGCTGCCTTCCAATATCACAGCCAGCATGCGCTCCGAAGTGCAGCACCAGCTGCACATCACAGTTGGAAA CCTGCAGGACTCCATCTTGACCCAGGTCCAGCGCATTGTGAAGGGTGAGGTGAGCATGGCCATGAAGGAGCAGCAAGCTGCAGTCACCACCAGTATCATGCAGGCTATGCGCTCAGCTGCTGGGACGCCTATCCCGTCCTCGCATCTTGACTACCAGACCCAACAGGCTAACATCCTCCAGCTGCTGCAGCAAGGGCAGCTCAACCAGGCTTTCCAGCAG GCACTGTCTGCTGCTGACCTGAACCTGGTTCTCTACGTGTGTGAGACGGTGAACTCCCAGCAGGTTTTTGGACAGAACCCCTGTCCACTTATCCAGCCTGTGCTGCTGTCACTCATTCAGCAACTCTCTACTAATCTGGCTACCAGGACTGAACTCAAAATCAG TTACCTGGAGGACGCAGTGATGAACCTGGACCACGGTGACCCGGTCACTCGAGACCACATGAGTTCCGTCCTCAGCCAGGTCCGACAGAAGCTGTTCCAGTTCCTGCAGGCAGACCCACACAATGCGCTGAGCAAGCGGGCACGGCGGCTCATGATGATGCTGCAGGGACTCATCAACCATGGCATGAGCTAA